The Microcystis aeruginosa NIES-843 sequence TACCAAGCTGCGCTACATCCCGAAGTAAACTCCTTTTTTAGTATAGCCTAAGAGCGGCATTCTTAATCGGGATACCAAAACATCCCTTTGATACCCTCGGGATCGAGAACAAAACCGAGACGACGATAGAAATCCACCACCTGCGGATCGGCGAAAAGAGTTATATTACTGATGTCCTCACCCCGCAACTTCCTGATCATAAATTTCATTAATGCTTTACCAAAGCCTTTACTTTGATAGTGAGGATGAACAACCACATCCCAGACTGTAGCATTAAAAGCGTGATCGGAAGTGGCACGGGCAAAACCCACTAAACGACGGCGATTACCTCGCACTTCCCACATCGACACCACTAAAAAACTACATTCGATCGCCTTTTTAACTTTGCGTAAAGGACGACGGGCCCAACCTACCGAGTCACAAAGTTCTTCTAACTCATATAGATCTAGCTCTCGATCGGTACTAAAAAACACTCGCGTCTGTCCGAGGTCATTCTGGGCAACCTCTACCAAGTCTCCCGAATAGTCAGGAGATGCAGTGACTTCCGAGCTATTAAACAATCTTTTCCAAAAAACCATGCCGGGGGGCTACTGCCTCAATATTGTCCTTTTAGCCTAGTATATTTTATTTTCCCCTCTCTAAGAACAATCGGGCCACTGGAGTCCAAATTTGATTGGTTGAGTACGGAGAGGGTGGGATTTGAACCCACGAACCATTGCTGGTTACTCGATTTCAAGTCGAGCGCGATCAACCACTCTGCCACCTCTCCAAGGCAGCCATACCTAATATCTTATCATTAGAACTCTTGCATAAATCAAAAAATTTTCCGCAAATGCAGGTAAAAGGGTTGCATATTATAGAATATAGGGTTAAGGGTTAAAATTTCCCCTTTCCCCCTTCCCCAATTTCTGCAAGAAGTCTATTCTAGTCAATTAGAGGCACAATTAGGGTTGGCTGAAAAAGTCTTTCCTGGCGGCAGGGTGTGGGGGTTTACCGATTTTCAGGGAAAAAGTACCTGAATTTCCCCCCCCCTGATCACTCCTAGGCCTGGCACTTTTGGAGCTCAAAAAAGTCTAAAAGTCTTAGCCAACAAGGTTTTTAGATTTATTCAGCCAGCCCTAATTAGGGGTTTCTGAGCAGCATTTTGGGCGGGCCGATCGGCCGAACCAATTCCCCTCACCATCCCCGCCAAGATGACCGACTTATTTGTTTAATTTCTGTAATTTTCGGCTTTCAAGGGGGAAAACTAAAATTAGAATGGGGAGGGTGCCTTAAAATTGCTGTTTTGACGTATAATCACCTCAATAAAATTTAGAAGCTCCTAGAGTTGATAGTTTTCAACATTTCTGTGAGGAAAATGTATTTATTATGAGTTCAATTATTGAAATCGGCGACCACAAAATTAGCGATTCAGCGGTCTTGCCTCTTTTGGCAAAATATGGTATGTTACCCCAGTTATTCCGGGAAGTAATTATCGAGCAAGCGATTGCCGATATCACCTGCAATCCCGAAGAAAGAAACGCCGCCTATTCCCGTTTCTATCAAAATAATCAAATTGCCAACGATGAACAAATGAAATCTTGGTTACGACAAAACGGGATGGATTCCGAACAACTAGAATATCTAATTCTTCGGGACATTAAACTGGAAAAATTTAAACAGGAGACTTGGGATAACAAAGTAGAATCCTACTTCTTGCAAGTCAAAAATCAATTGGATAAGGTGGTTTATTCCCTGATTCGGACAAAAAATATCGGCATTGCCCAAGAACTATTTTTCCGGATACAGGATCGAGAAAATAGCTTCGCTGAACTAGCCAAAAAATACTCCCAAGGAGCAGAAGCAGAAACCGGAGGACTAATCGGACCTGTGGAACTGAGCACTCCCCATCCCCAGATTGGGCAAATTCTCAAAGCAAGTAAACCGGGGCAACTGTGGCCACCGACGCAAGTGGGAGAATGGGTCGTAATTGTCCGGTTAGAAAAATACTTATCCTGTGAACTGGATCCTCCCACCCGTCAACGCTTACGGAATGATTTATTCCAACAATGGTTAATGACTCAAATGCAAACAGTGAAATTTATCTCCGAATCAACCCCAGTCAATAGCGAGCAGGTATCGATTATATAGCATCCCTTGCCAAGCTGGGTAAACCCAGTCTTTTCGCTTAATTATTTGCCAACTTAGTCAATTTTCGCCTAGCTAATGAGTTACACCACTTTAGATTTTACCGCCTTTCTGGAGACTGTACAGCCCTTCGATCGCCTGCCCGTCGAGGTTAGACGTTCCCTCGGCCAGAAATTACAACCCTTTCGCTATGAGATGGGCAATGCGATACTCAAGTGCGATCGCTTACCCTCCCACCTCGTCCTTCTCTACGAGGGAGAGGCCAGACTTTTGGGTTACGATGCTAGGGTTAACAATCCGCTGCCGGTCACTTTGGCTAAATTACAGCCGGGGGATTTATTCGGGTGGATGAGTCTTCTGCGCGCTACCCCCTGTGAAACGGTTATCGCTTCTTCGGAAGTCACGATCTGTTTAACCTTAAAACAAGAGGATTTTTGGTCTTTAATCAATAATTACCCCGAATTTAAGGAACATTTCTTTAAAGAAACCTCGATCGCTGAAGTTTATGCTCTCCTAGGCTCCTATCTTAATCAACAGGCCTGGGGTGGGGGAGACCTGAAAGAAATTGCTCAGGCTCTTTTAAACAAAGCTTGTGTGTCCTACAACCAGATTAACGATGATTATCTCTGGTTAGTCAGCGAAAATACCGATAATTATCCTATCGGCACAGTTATCACCCAGAACAATCCGACTAACACGCGCTTATTAGGTCTTTCCTCCGACCAGTTAGACAAGTTCTTGACAGTGGAAACCGAAGCGGCTGCGGAAACAGAAACGGATGATATCTGGGAAACCCAAGTCATTAAGGGAAATAAACCCACCCAGGTATTAGATATCCCCCAAGGAAGAATAAGCGACATCACCAGCGATATCGACGTTGAAAAAACTGTCGAGAAAAACCGGAAATCCTATCCCTTTTTCGGGGGAAAAACGGAACTAGAGGCGGTGAGTGCCTGTTTTCAGATGCTCTGCAAATATTTTAATATCCCCTTTCGCAAGGACGTGATCCAACGCATCCTAGGAGATCAACTGCAAAGAACTGGCAGCCTTTCCCTGCCTCTGTGTGGGGCTGTGGCCGAGGTAGTGGGACTCCATAGCCAATTAGTACCCCTAAATGCTTCTTCCTTGCCCAATATCAACCCTCCTGCCCTAATTCGCTGGCAAGACACCATCGTTATCCTCTACGAAATTAATCAACGGGAAACCACGATCGCTGTTCCCCAAAGGGGGATAATTAAACGCAAAACCAGCGAATTTCTGGAATTTTGGGACGAAAAAGGGGAAGTAATTCTGCTCAAACCCACCAAACACACCCAGCAACAGCGTTTTGGCCTATCATGGTTTTGGCCTTCTGTCAAGAAACATAAACGAGTCTTAATAGAAGTTTTTATCGCTTCTTTCTTCGTGCAGTTATTTGCCCTGGCCAATCCCTTGATGATTCAGGTGATCATCGATAAAGTGATCGTGCAGAATAGCCCGGAAACCTTGAATACCCTCGGGGTTTTCCTGTTAGTAATTGCCGTTTTTGAGGGAATTTTAACCTTTTTGAGAACATCCCTTTTTGTCGATACCACTAATCGCATCGACATGACCCTCGGTTCAGAAATTATCGATCACCTGCTGCGCTTACCCCTGAAATACTTTGAACGGCGGCCAGTGGGTGAAATTTCGACAAGAATCAACGAATTAGAGAATATTCGGCAGTTTTTAACAGGTACAGCCCTAACGGTGGTGTTAGATGCCATTTTCTCGGTTATCTACATCGTGGTTATGTTGATCTATAGCCCGATTCTAACCGTTTGGGCCCTGGGAGTCGTGCCGATTTTAGTTCTCTCCACAGCTATTTTCGCACCGATCGTGCGGCGACAACTGCGAGCAAAAGCCGAACGAAACGCCGAAACCCAATCCTATCTAGTGGAGGTAATGACGGGAATTCAAACGGTGAAAGCACAGAATATCGAATTGCGTTCCCGTTGGCAGTGGCAAGAACGTTATGCTCGCTATGTGGCCGAAGGTTTTCAAACGGTAATGACCTCAACTTTGGCCGGTTCCTTTAGTCACTTCTTTAACCAATTATCGGGTTTATTAGTGCTATGGGTGGGAGCAGCCCTAGTTTTAGACGGAAAACTCACTCTTGGTCAATTAATTGCCTTCCGGATTATCGCTTCCTACGTTACCTCGCCGATTCTGCGTTTGACCCAACTCTGGCAAAACTTCCAAGAAACTGGCTTATCCCTGGAAAGATTAGCCGATATCGTCGATACTCCCCAAGAAGCGGAACTCGATCGCCAAAACATCCCTATGCCCTTAATTAAAGGCACCGTCACCTACGAAAACCTCGCTTTCCGCTTCAATCCCCACGGACCCCTGCAACTATACAACGTCAATTTAGAATTCCCCGCCGGCACTTTTGTCGCTTTGGTGGGGGAAAGTGGCGCTGGGAAAAGTACCATTACTAAATTGTTAGCCCGTCTCTACGAACCAGAATCGGGACGGATTCTCATCGATGGCTACGATATCAACAAAGTGGAACTCTATTCCCTCCGTCGTCAAATCGGCATGGTTCCCCAAGAAACCCTATTATTTGACGGTACGGTACAGGAAAATATCGCCCTGACTAACCCCGATGCGACTGTGGAGGAAATTGTCTCGGCAGCGAAAACGGCGGCGGCCCACGAATTTATTATGACCCTGCCCAATGGCTATAATACCCGCGTCGGTGAACGGGGGGCATCCCTATCGGGGGGACAACGACAACGGGTTGCGATCGCTCGTTCCGTCCTGCAAAAACCGCAAATTCTCATTCTTGATGAGGCCACCAGCGCCCTCGACTATAACACCGAACGGCAAGTGTGTCTGAATCTCAAGGAAGTTTTCAAGGATCATACGGTCTTTTTTATTACCCATCGTTTAGCTTCGATCAAATCCGCCGATATTATTGTCATGATGGATAAAGGGACAGTAGCGGAGGAAGGCACCCACGAGGAATTAATGGCCAAAAAAGGCCTTTACTATACCCTCTATAAACAACAGGATTCGCAAATCTAGTCAGTCAGGGAACAGGGATTAGGGGATAGGGGATAGGGAAATG is a genomic window containing:
- a CDS encoding GNAT family N-acetyltransferase, which encodes MVFWKRLFNSSEVTASPDYSGDLVEVAQNDLGQTRVFFSTDRELDLYELEELCDSVGWARRPLRKVKKAIECSFLVVSMWEVRGNRRRLVGFARATSDHAFNATVWDVVVHPHYQSKGFGKALMKFMIRKLRGEDISNITLFADPQVVDFYRRLGFVLDPEGIKGMFWYPD
- a CDS encoding peptidylprolyl isomerase — its product is MSSIIEIGDHKISDSAVLPLLAKYGMLPQLFREVIIEQAIADITCNPEERNAAYSRFYQNNQIANDEQMKSWLRQNGMDSEQLEYLILRDIKLEKFKQETWDNKVESYFLQVKNQLDKVVYSLIRTKNIGIAQELFFRIQDRENSFAELAKKYSQGAEAETGGLIGPVELSTPHPQIGQILKASKPGQLWPPTQVGEWVVIVRLEKYLSCELDPPTRQRLRNDLFQQWLMTQMQTVKFISESTPVNSEQVSII
- a CDS encoding peptidase domain-containing ABC transporter, which codes for MSYTTLDFTAFLETVQPFDRLPVEVRRSLGQKLQPFRYEMGNAILKCDRLPSHLVLLYEGEARLLGYDARVNNPLPVTLAKLQPGDLFGWMSLLRATPCETVIASSEVTICLTLKQEDFWSLINNYPEFKEHFFKETSIAEVYALLGSYLNQQAWGGGDLKEIAQALLNKACVSYNQINDDYLWLVSENTDNYPIGTVITQNNPTNTRLLGLSSDQLDKFLTVETEAAAETETDDIWETQVIKGNKPTQVLDIPQGRISDITSDIDVEKTVEKNRKSYPFFGGKTELEAVSACFQMLCKYFNIPFRKDVIQRILGDQLQRTGSLSLPLCGAVAEVVGLHSQLVPLNASSLPNINPPALIRWQDTIVILYEINQRETTIAVPQRGIIKRKTSEFLEFWDEKGEVILLKPTKHTQQQRFGLSWFWPSVKKHKRVLIEVFIASFFVQLFALANPLMIQVIIDKVIVQNSPETLNTLGVFLLVIAVFEGILTFLRTSLFVDTTNRIDMTLGSEIIDHLLRLPLKYFERRPVGEISTRINELENIRQFLTGTALTVVLDAIFSVIYIVVMLIYSPILTVWALGVVPILVLSTAIFAPIVRRQLRAKAERNAETQSYLVEVMTGIQTVKAQNIELRSRWQWQERYARYVAEGFQTVMTSTLAGSFSHFFNQLSGLLVLWVGAALVLDGKLTLGQLIAFRIIASYVTSPILRLTQLWQNFQETGLSLERLADIVDTPQEAELDRQNIPMPLIKGTVTYENLAFRFNPHGPLQLYNVNLEFPAGTFVALVGESGAGKSTITKLLARLYEPESGRILIDGYDINKVELYSLRRQIGMVPQETLLFDGTVQENIALTNPDATVEEIVSAAKTAAAHEFIMTLPNGYNTRVGERGASLSGGQRQRVAIARSVLQKPQILILDEATSALDYNTERQVCLNLKEVFKDHTVFFITHRLASIKSADIIVMMDKGTVAEEGTHEELMAKKGLYYTLYKQQDSQI